One genomic window of Eggerthella timonensis includes the following:
- a CDS encoding lipopolysaccharide biosynthesis protein → MATNIVSSMLPVIIIQLIILPSINHILGSKEYGLIITLISILSLFAAVFGNTLNNARLIVQSKDDASKYQENFLFLTCILGMFTFVCVAIVSSIYSDGSLGSLDIVGIASAAVLMFLNSYYLVAFRLSIEYKKILVSSIFLAIGLLLGLAVFNLLKLWWMAYILGYGLSFIYVFRNGGLLDDPFRITPHFLKLCKIETILVASSLLGSLMLYADRMLLYPLLGGTAVSLYFVASLAGKMLSMATGPISGVILSYLVKGGRLRRAVLRKCALILFLITVILLLLCILVSRPMLSVLYPDLVGDAMQYVPILSAVAAINSACGCVNPIVLRFCNLRWQLGLNAINVATYVLASFSLFYAFGLLGFCIGALIAASLKLLLSVGACYANKQSMLAEYEPTPNVDSKEY, encoded by the coding sequence TCTAGGATCTAAAGAATACGGCTTAATAATTACGCTAATAAGTATCCTTTCCCTTTTTGCAGCTGTTTTCGGCAACACTTTGAACAATGCGCGGCTTATCGTCCAAAGCAAAGACGATGCAAGCAAGTACCAGGAAAATTTTCTTTTTCTGACTTGCATTTTAGGCATGTTCACATTTGTCTGTGTTGCTATCGTTTCGAGTATTTACTCAGATGGTTCTCTCGGCTCTCTAGATATTGTCGGCATAGCGAGCGCAGCTGTTCTCATGTTTCTGAATAGTTACTATTTGGTCGCTTTTCGTCTTAGTATTGAGTATAAAAAAATACTAGTCAGTAGTATTTTTTTAGCAATAGGCTTACTTCTCGGTTTGGCGGTTTTCAATTTATTAAAACTCTGGTGGATGGCATATATTTTAGGTTACGGGCTAAGCTTTATCTACGTTTTTAGGAATGGCGGATTGCTTGATGACCCATTCCGTATCACTCCTCACTTTTTGAAGCTATGTAAGATCGAAACCATTCTGGTTGCTAGCTCTTTGCTAGGAAGTCTTATGCTCTATGCGGACAGGATGCTGCTCTATCCATTACTTGGTGGAACTGCCGTCTCGCTCTACTTTGTGGCTTCACTCGCTGGAAAGATGCTTTCTATGGCGACCGGGCCTATATCAGGCGTGATCTTGAGCTATCTGGTAAAAGGCGGCCGGTTAAGACGAGCAGTTTTGAGAAAGTGCGCCTTGATCCTTTTTCTTATCACTGTCATCCTCCTTCTGCTTTGTATACTTGTGAGTCGCCCTATGCTATCAGTTTTGTATCCCGACCTTGTTGGAGACGCCATGCAATATGTTCCGATCCTGTCAGCGGTGGCTGCGATTAATTCAGCTTGCGGTTGCGTGAATCCTATTGTTCTCAGATTTTGTAATCTCAGGTGGCAACTTGGTTTGAACGCCATAAATGTTGCGACGTATGTACTTGCTTCTTTTTCGTTATTCTATGCGTTCGGTCTGCTGGGGTTTTGCATTGGGGCACTAATTGCTGCTTCGTTGAAACTCCTACTTTCTGTTGGGGCATGTTACGCCAATAAGCAATCAATGCTAGCAGAATATGAGCCGACGCCAAATGTCGATAGTAAGGAATACTAG
- a CDS encoding formyltransferase family protein: MRIAILTYPVPHKKTYDALCLLKTKGYEDVEVLASPMTYAKKARPAVAHRPDMGYLVPSTENVCRAFGYGYREISGYGEADGADVYLVCGAGIIPQGFVDAHRIVNAHPGYIPFARGLDALKWAVLEGAPVGATTHFLGGEVDAGEVIERRELELRAEESFFELGTRVYRTEVSMLVNALEKLDEPHEYVPAGSTVQHRRMPRELEREMLRRYEAALLDLEEQHAVQGS; this comes from the coding sequence ATGAGGATAGCGATCCTGACCTACCCCGTCCCTCACAAGAAGACCTACGACGCCCTTTGTCTGCTGAAGACGAAGGGCTATGAGGACGTCGAAGTGCTCGCATCTCCCATGACGTACGCGAAGAAGGCGCGCCCCGCGGTGGCGCACCGCCCAGACATGGGCTACCTCGTTCCCTCTACGGAAAACGTCTGTCGGGCGTTCGGATACGGCTATCGGGAGATATCGGGCTACGGCGAGGCCGACGGAGCGGACGTCTACCTTGTCTGCGGGGCCGGCATCATTCCCCAGGGGTTCGTGGACGCTCACCGTATCGTGAACGCCCACCCCGGTTACATTCCCTTCGCGCGGGGGCTCGACGCCCTCAAGTGGGCCGTCCTCGAAGGCGCGCCGGTGGGCGCGACGACTCACTTCCTCGGAGGCGAGGTCGATGCCGGGGAGGTCATCGAGCGCAGAGAGCTGGAGCTCCGCGCGGAAGAGTCCTTCTTCGAGCTGGGGACGAGGGTCTACCGCACCGAGGTCTCCATGCTGGTGAACGCGCTGGAGAAGCTCGACGAGCCACACGAGTACGTTCCGGCGGGAAGCACCGTCCAGCATAGGCGGATGCCGAGGGAGCTGGAGCGCGAGATGCTGCGGAGATACGAGGCCGCACTTCTGGATTTGGAGGAACAGCATGCAGTTCAGGGATCTTAG
- a CDS encoding Gfo/Idh/MocA family protein — protein MKVAIIGCGRIALNHVKAVEANGLELAALCDVVPGKAEGLLERAAWACPAPKIFEGYREMLAAVPEIGLVAIATESGEHARIALDCIDAGKNVIIEKPIALSMADADEIVRRAGERGVKVSACHQNRFNVAVRHARRAVEEGRFGRMSHGSVHVRWNRGRGYYDQAPWRGTWAQDGGCLMNQCIHGIDLLRWMMGGEVVSVYAQTRRRFHDYLEAEDVGVAVLSFADGSVATVEGTSNVFPRNLEETLYLFGEAGTVKIGGTSTNNVDVWDFADEREGDEAIAGLEEPTSNVYGNGHAALYADVVEAIRDDRAPYVDAKAGRDALEVVLAIYKSQRTGLPVELPLEGFASTDMEGEF, from the coding sequence GTGAAAGTAGCGATCATCGGTTGCGGGCGCATAGCGCTCAACCACGTCAAGGCCGTCGAAGCGAACGGGCTGGAGCTGGCGGCGCTCTGCGACGTCGTCCCCGGCAAGGCCGAGGGCCTCCTCGAGCGCGCGGCGTGGGCATGCCCTGCGCCCAAGATCTTCGAGGGCTACCGCGAGATGCTCGCGGCGGTTCCCGAGATAGGGCTCGTCGCCATTGCCACCGAGAGCGGCGAGCACGCGCGCATCGCGCTGGACTGCATCGATGCAGGCAAGAACGTGATAATCGAGAAGCCGATCGCCCTCTCCATGGCCGACGCCGACGAGATCGTGCGCCGCGCCGGCGAGCGTGGCGTGAAGGTGTCCGCCTGCCACCAGAACCGCTTCAACGTCGCCGTGCGGCATGCGCGCCGCGCCGTGGAAGAGGGCCGCTTCGGGCGCATGAGCCACGGCTCGGTCCATGTGAGGTGGAACCGCGGCAGGGGCTACTACGACCAGGCGCCTTGGAGGGGGACGTGGGCGCAGGACGGCGGCTGCCTCATGAACCAGTGCATCCACGGCATCGACCTCTTGCGCTGGATGATGGGCGGCGAGGTCGTCTCCGTGTACGCGCAGACGCGCCGGCGCTTCCACGACTACCTGGAGGCAGAGGACGTGGGCGTGGCGGTGCTCTCGTTCGCCGACGGCTCCGTGGCCACCGTCGAAGGCACGTCCAACGTGTTCCCCAGGAACCTCGAGGAGACGCTCTACCTGTTCGGCGAGGCGGGGACTGTGAAGATCGGCGGGACCTCCACCAACAACGTCGACGTGTGGGACTTCGCCGACGAGCGCGAGGGGGACGAGGCGATCGCCGGCCTCGAGGAGCCCACCTCCAACGTCTACGGCAACGGCCACGCCGCGCTCTACGCCGACGTCGTCGAGGCGATCAGGGACGACCGCGCGCCCTACGTGGACGCGAAGGCGGGGCGCGACGCGCTCGAGGTCGTGCTCGCGATCTACAAGAGCCAGAGGACGGGCCTGCCCGTGGAGCTGCCGCTCGAGGGCTTCGCGAGCACCGACATGGAGGGGGAGTTCTAG
- a CDS encoding nucleotide sugar dehydrogenase → MKQIVLERIRDREISVGVMGLGYVGLPLAVEKAKAGFKTIGFDVQADKVDMVNRGENYIGDVVQEDLTALVGAGTLEATCDFSRIAECGFVAICVPTPLDAHQMPDTSYMESSAREIAPYLKEGAMVVLESTTYPGTTEELILPILEEGSGLKCGEGFYLGFSPERVDPGNLLYKTKNTPKVVGAVGADALECISAVYEAVLEGGVTRVSSPAVAEMEKILENTYRNVNIGLVNELAMLCDRMGIDVWEVIDAAKTKPYGFTAFYPGPGLGGHCIPLDPYYLSWKAREYGFHTSMIEASMTVNDGMPEWVASRAARILNQSGKAMMGSRVLVLGVAYKQDIDDYRESPALRVIERLEERGVEVSYYDPWVPRYCHKGDAKESIPDLSAEAIASADLVLVTCAHTNVDYEFVQRHAKAVLDTKNAMKGVADRENIEVL, encoded by the coding sequence ATGAAGCAAATAGTACTCGAAAGAATTCGAGATCGAGAGATTTCCGTTGGAGTTATGGGCCTCGGCTACGTGGGGCTTCCCCTGGCCGTCGAGAAGGCCAAGGCCGGCTTCAAGACGATCGGCTTCGACGTGCAGGCCGACAAGGTGGACATGGTGAACCGCGGGGAGAACTACATCGGCGACGTCGTGCAGGAGGACCTCACGGCCCTCGTCGGGGCCGGCACGCTCGAGGCAACGTGCGACTTCTCGCGCATCGCCGAGTGCGGCTTCGTCGCCATCTGCGTGCCCACCCCGCTCGACGCCCACCAGATGCCCGACACCTCCTACATGGAGTCCTCGGCCCGCGAGATAGCGCCCTACCTGAAAGAGGGCGCCATGGTGGTGCTCGAGTCCACCACCTACCCCGGCACCACCGAGGAGCTCATCCTGCCCATCCTGGAGGAGGGCTCGGGCCTCAAGTGCGGCGAGGGCTTCTACCTCGGGTTCTCGCCCGAGCGCGTCGACCCCGGCAACCTCCTCTACAAGACGAAGAACACCCCGAAGGTGGTCGGGGCCGTGGGCGCCGACGCGCTCGAATGCATCTCCGCGGTGTACGAGGCCGTGCTCGAAGGCGGCGTCACGCGCGTGTCGAGCCCGGCCGTGGCCGAGATGGAGAAGATCCTCGAGAACACCTACCGCAACGTCAACATCGGGCTCGTGAACGAGCTCGCGATGCTCTGCGACCGCATGGGCATCGACGTGTGGGAGGTCATCGACGCCGCCAAGACCAAGCCCTACGGCTTCACGGCCTTCTACCCCGGCCCGGGCCTCGGCGGCCACTGCATCCCGCTCGACCCCTACTACCTGTCGTGGAAGGCGCGCGAGTACGGCTTCCACACCTCCATGATCGAGGCGTCCATGACCGTGAACGACGGGATGCCGGAATGGGTCGCCTCCCGCGCCGCCCGCATCCTCAACCAGTCTGGCAAGGCGATGATGGGCTCGAGAGTGCTCGTGCTGGGCGTGGCGTACAAGCAGGACATCGACGACTACCGCGAGAGCCCTGCCCTGCGCGTCATCGAGCGCCTGGAGGAACGGGGCGTGGAGGTGTCCTACTACGACCCCTGGGTGCCGCGCTATTGCCACAAAGGCGATGCGAAGGAATCCATCCCGGACCTGTCGGCCGAGGCGATCGCCTCGGCCGACCTGGTTCTGGTGACGTGCGCGCACACGAACGTCGACTACGAGTTCGTTCAGAGGCACGCGAAGGCTGTCCTCGACACGAAGAACGCCATGAAGGGCGTGGCCGACCGCGAGAACATCGAGGTGCTGTAG
- a CDS encoding glycosyltransferase: MRLLHVGLSSHFTDGMTYQDNMLVEQNVRDGHTVMYVSDCQSYSNGRLVRVAPGIQILSCGATLIRLRFAGWPAFLAEKIQLALGLKNILDTFSPNVILYHSLAGVELLAVSEYVGSHPDIRLFVDTHADFNNSGRGPVSKRVLHAFLYKKIVQRSLPNITKVLPIACSCLDFASKIYGVPSDKMELFPLGGRLIPDNEYLPIRERLRKNWRVKSSDIIFFHSGKLDSLKKTQDVLIAFSQVKASNFRLYLAGSADEQIKTAIVEAVKRDNRIVYLGWVEGSALLECLCACDVYVQPGSVSVSAQSATCCRCALILFPHPDYQAIYEDSCLYASNKGQIIDILCEIAQGNVDIELLSRRSYNVAIEKLDYEKLAARLYE, from the coding sequence ATGCGTTTATTGCATGTCGGGCTGTCCTCTCATTTTACTGATGGCATGACATACCAAGACAACATGCTGGTTGAGCAAAATGTTCGTGACGGACACACCGTTATGTATGTAAGCGACTGTCAGAGCTATAGCAACGGAAGGCTTGTTCGTGTTGCACCGGGCATCCAAATTCTTAGCTGTGGTGCGACGCTGATTAGGCTTCGATTCGCCGGATGGCCAGCCTTTCTTGCGGAAAAGATCCAGTTAGCCCTAGGTTTGAAAAACATATTGGACACCTTCTCGCCGAACGTAATTCTGTATCACTCTCTTGCAGGTGTTGAACTGCTCGCAGTCTCTGAATATGTTGGATCGCATCCGGATATTCGGCTATTCGTCGACACGCATGCTGATTTCAATAATAGTGGAAGAGGGCCAGTTTCAAAAAGAGTCCTGCATGCGTTTCTTTATAAAAAAATCGTTCAAAGATCATTGCCGAATATCACCAAAGTGCTTCCGATCGCTTGCAGCTGTTTGGACTTCGCAAGCAAAATATACGGCGTCCCTTCCGATAAAATGGAGTTGTTTCCCCTTGGAGGACGTTTGATTCCTGACAATGAATACCTTCCGATTCGCGAGCGTCTCCGAAAAAACTGGAGAGTAAAAAGCTCGGACATCATCTTCTTCCATTCTGGGAAACTGGACTCATTGAAAAAGACGCAAGATGTATTGATCGCGTTTAGCCAGGTCAAGGCTTCCAACTTTCGTTTATATCTTGCCGGATCGGCTGACGAACAAATCAAAACGGCAATTGTGGAAGCGGTAAAAAGGGATAATAGGATAGTTTATCTCGGATGGGTAGAGGGCTCTGCTCTCTTGGAATGCCTTTGCGCATGCGATGTGTATGTGCAGCCTGGTAGTGTTTCCGTTAGTGCCCAGTCTGCCACCTGTTGTCGTTGCGCCTTGATTCTATTTCCACATCCTGACTATCAGGCGATATACGAAGATAGCTGCCTTTACGCCAGCAACAAAGGGCAGATTATCGACATTCTATGCGAAATTGCACAGGGAAATGTGGATATCGAGCTGCTAAGCAGACGTTCATACAACGTTGCAATCGAAAAACTAGATTATGAAAAATTGGCTGCACGATTGTACGAATAA